CTAATTGCTGATATGGGCATTCCCATTTATCTGCTTCATTGTGGTCATAAAATGTGGCCACAAAGAGACATTAAAACCTTTATTTCAGCAGTATAAACCAATGTCATTAATGTTAATCTATTAAAAATCTTTAACTTAAACTCTTAAAAGTTCATCAGTGACACAATGTCTTTACTCAAAGTAAAACGTCTCTTAGCTTTCACTTTCATTTGGTAGAAATGAGGCATGTTTCTAAGCTGATATAGTAAGTACATTTATCatctatttatacatatatatatgcaactAGATTCAGCATTTAGCCAAGGCCATTTTCTTTCAGGAAGGTTGaaaagtatttacattttttgatacttacttctgtttctgctttctctttttcacatTGATCTGTACATTCTTTTAAATTGTTACTGTAATTAaatcctcctcatttttctcttttaggagATGATGTTGCATTTTCGTCTCAAGAAACTGAATATTAATTGTTATCTTGCTTTTGTTAGCTTTCTCACATGCATGAACTAATTGCTGTCGAAGCCACATACTTTTGCTTTGTAGTTGAAATAATTTCTGCTTCAGAGACTGCTGCTGTTCAGTGTGTTTGTCCACATTATCTTGtttgttttgatacatgtgttCAGCTTTCTTCATTTGACACTGTGTTTCACGGCAGTCTCTTTGTGCATGTTCTGAAACCAATGTATTTTCTCTTAGAGCATCTCCTGCATAATTGAGATTAAATTTTAGGTTTTTGGATTTCCTTTGAGCTTCACAAAGTGGTTGATGGAGCATCTCATTGTTACATATTGTATTACGCACATCAACATTCATTTTTCCTTGCAAATGAGCATCTCCTGCACTGTGGAAAGCaagttcttgtttttttcttgatgtcACACTTTGATCATGGTCTTGCAAAGCAGAAGCCAGTCTAGGATGGTATGATTCAATTTCTGTCTCCagtatttctttgtcttgtttttcctTCAATTTAGAAGTCAGCATTGTGTTCTCTGCTATCAGAACTTTAAGCTGCCCACTATACTGAGATGacctttttgttaatgttttctctttcagttttagGGTCATTTGAAGGTCAGCATTCTTTTCTTGTAAAATCTTAATGTCCTCAaggtatttattttccttctcctggTGTTGATGTTTTAGTGTGTCTATTTCCAGTTTTAGCATggcaatttcctttttcaacatgcaATTTTCATAAAAGAGAGCATTGTCATTTTCATGAGGGTGAGaaacctaaataaaataaaataaacttttagctAGCACTCAATAAAACGGCATATCATAGTTCCTCTGAAATTAAAGAATAACTTGTACCTTCATATAATGAAAGGGCTTTTATAAATAGGTATTGGTTGAAGAACCATTGAATCAAAACCTCAAATGCTAT
The window above is part of the Rhinopithecus roxellana isolate Shanxi Qingling chromosome 11, ASM756505v1, whole genome shotgun sequence genome. Proteins encoded here:
- the LOC104659358 gene encoding ankyrin repeat domain-containing protein 30A-like, with amino-acid sequence MLDAVPSCERARELKKDHCEQLTRKLEKMKNKFCVLQKELSEAKEIKSRLENQKVKWEQELCSARLALNQEEEKRRNVDILNEKIREELRRLKEQHRNELEVKQLSQALRIQDMELKSVTSNLNQVSHPHENDNALFYENCMLKKEIAMLKLEIDTLKHQHQEKENKYLEDIKILQEKNADLQMTLKLKEKTLTKRSSQYSGQLKVLIAENTMLTSKLKEKQDKEILETEIESYHPRLASALQDHDQSVTSRKKQELAFHSAGDAHLQGKMNVDVRNTICNNEMLHQPLCEAQRKSKNLKFNLNYAGDALRENTLVSEHAQRDCRETQCQMKKAEHMYQNKQDNVDKHTEQQQSLKQKLFQLQSKSMWLRQQLVHACEKANKSKITINIQFLETKMQHHLLKEKNEEDLITVTI